From a single Pirellulaceae bacterium genomic region:
- a CDS encoding 6-carboxytetrahydropterin synthase, whose translation MRRIKFCAGHRLYQHGGKCEHFHGHNYIADFFVTGQAVDSVGRVLDFADLKARTKGWIDENWDHSFLVYEQDANAIAALELVQPKRLFLMPYNPTAENMARYLLEVVSPQILQSSGARAVRVRIWETDESFAEAALEPES comes from the coding sequence ATGCGGCGCATTAAATTTTGCGCCGGCCACCGCCTGTACCAACACGGCGGTAAATGCGAACATTTTCACGGTCACAACTATATTGCCGATTTTTTTGTGACTGGCCAGGCAGTTGACTCGGTGGGTCGCGTGCTCGATTTTGCGGACTTAAAAGCCCGCACGAAGGGCTGGATCGACGAGAACTGGGATCACAGCTTCTTGGTTTACGAACAAGATGCAAACGCTATTGCTGCTTTGGAGCTAGTGCAGCCCAAACGCCTGTTCCTAATGCCCTACAATCCAACTGCGGAGAATATGGCGCGGTATCTGCTGGAAGTTGTCAGTCCACAGATACTTCAGTCCAGTGGCGCACGAGCTGTACGTGTCCGCATTTGGGAAACGGATGAATCATTTGCGGAAGCTGCTCTGGAACCCGAAAGCTAA
- a CDS encoding HAMP domain-containing histidine kinase: MPVSATAAAQSDAELKIAALTATVQALNEQLDHARRMATLGELTGTTTHEFNNLLMTILNYAKLGLRHQDQASRDKALQRIHDAATKASRLTGSILALARNRSGALEPTCLKQVIEDTVLLLEREFRRYRVQLELQLEEVPDIMGQGNEIQRVLINVLTNARQATTEGGWVRVTLKQPTSSGEVWLTVRDSGSGIPAEVLPKIFDPFFSTKAGPDASGKGGSGLGLAACKQIVEAHGGKIRVETKVGTGTAFIIRLPIPQLAG; this comes from the coding sequence ATTCCAGTTTCCGCAACTGCTGCTGCCCAATCCGATGCTGAACTCAAGATCGCAGCACTAACCGCCACGGTTCAAGCGCTCAACGAGCAGCTGGATCACGCTCGGCGGATGGCCACTTTGGGCGAATTGACTGGGACGACGACCCACGAATTCAACAATCTGCTAATGACGATCTTGAACTACGCCAAGCTCGGTCTGCGCCACCAAGACCAAGCCTCGCGTGACAAAGCGTTGCAACGCATCCACGATGCAGCCACCAAAGCCAGCCGCCTGACCGGCAGCATTCTGGCACTGGCCCGCAATCGCAGCGGCGCGTTGGAGCCAACCTGCCTCAAGCAAGTTATCGAAGATACCGTGCTGCTCTTGGAGCGCGAGTTCCGTCGATACCGTGTGCAATTGGAGCTTCAGCTTGAAGAGGTTCCGGACATCATGGGCCAGGGCAATGAAATACAGCGAGTCCTGATCAATGTCCTGACCAACGCTCGACAAGCCACAACTGAGGGGGGCTGGGTACGGGTGACTCTGAAACAACCGACCAGTAGTGGCGAAGTTTGGCTGACCGTGCGCGATAGCGGCTCTGGCATCCCTGCCGAAGTGTTGCCAAAAATCTTTGATCCATTCTTCAGCACCAAAGCCGGGCCGGATGCGTCAGGCAAAGGCGGTAGCGGATTGGGTCTGGCCGCCTGCAAGCAAATTGTAGAAGCGCACGGCGGCAAAATTCGCGTCGAGACCAAGGTCGGCACTGGCACCGCGTTTATCATTCGCTTGCCCATTCCACAATTAGCCGGCTAG
- a CDS encoding substrate-binding domain-containing protein, with translation MTQQNKDTEMLRSGLFAIWALGWLVVLSSTRSASAEQPAAGSMCSIERLQSVLQSIDPYQPQQVVSGKLALFGSSTMDGMAHAWVDQFRQFHADAVIEVSSIGESQAVERICSEPSSMWLVSRPVTPAELESLKSKGMRRPIALEVARQALGIFVHQSNPVTSISGEQMRSIFTDESTGTPTWKLLGATGALADQPIRIISRTEDSGTHKYLKESVFRSNLREGLPVASNAEIVDVIKTDPLAIGICGLKCGYNEARALSLQAGGNTIPSDEMAILSGQYPLVRPLSIVLDLGQAQNKLAIEFVRYVLSQSGQAENVLAGYFPVDLPLIRAELAQLASTAVR, from the coding sequence TTGACACAACAAAATAAGGATACTGAGATGTTGCGGAGCGGCCTGTTTGCAATTTGGGCCTTAGGCTGGTTGGTTGTCTTGAGCAGCACGAGGAGTGCTTCGGCCGAACAGCCTGCAGCAGGTTCAATGTGCTCGATCGAGAGACTTCAGTCGGTGCTACAGAGCATCGATCCGTATCAGCCTCAACAAGTCGTATCGGGCAAGTTGGCGTTATTCGGGTCCAGCACCATGGACGGAATGGCTCACGCCTGGGTCGATCAGTTTCGTCAGTTTCATGCGGACGCCGTGATTGAAGTTTCGTCGATTGGCGAAAGCCAGGCGGTCGAGCGGATTTGTTCAGAGCCTAGCAGCATGTGGCTAGTCTCGCGACCGGTCACGCCTGCCGAATTGGAATCGCTAAAATCCAAAGGTATGCGACGACCGATTGCCCTTGAGGTGGCTCGACAGGCCTTGGGCATTTTCGTGCATCAATCCAATCCAGTGACTTCAATTTCTGGAGAGCAGATGCGATCCATCTTCACAGATGAATCGACTGGGACGCCCACCTGGAAGCTGTTGGGTGCCACCGGGGCGCTTGCCGACCAACCGATTCGCATCATCTCACGAACTGAAGATTCGGGCACGCACAAGTATCTCAAAGAAAGTGTGTTTCGCTCCAACCTGCGCGAGGGGCTGCCGGTCGCGTCCAACGCGGAGATCGTAGACGTCATCAAGACAGACCCATTGGCCATCGGCATCTGCGGATTGAAGTGTGGCTACAATGAAGCCCGTGCATTGAGCCTACAAGCTGGCGGCAACACGATTCCCAGCGACGAGATGGCGATTCTGTCCGGACAATATCCGCTGGTCAGACCACTGTCCATTGTGCTGGACTTGGGGCAGGCTCAAAACAAACTGGCGATCGAATTTGTACGCTACGTGCTCAGCCAAAGTGGTCAGGCAGAAAACGTGCTGGCCGGCTATTTCCCGGTCGATCTGCCGCTGATTCGTGCCGAGCTGGCTCAATTAGCTTCCACGGCAGTTCGCTAG
- a CDS encoding sugar phosphate isomerase/epimerase: MNVHRRQLLQTTAVIAAASGLAAPLRAQDKKPWFEISLAQWSLHRQFFGRPGFAKLDPLDFAVIAKRDFGINAIEYVNQFYKDVVKQPDYLAELKKRAADQGVAGILIMCDGEGNLGDPDIKRRVTAVRNHIKWLEWAKELGCHSIRVNAASDGKLSFQEQQQLAADGLRRLCEIGDTYDLNVIVENHGGLSSHGGWLRGVMELVNHPRVGTLPDFGNFRVRGGAVGLEYDRYLGVHELMPFAKGVSAKSHDFDSEGNEIHTDYKKMLKIVHESGFRGHVGIEYEGNVDSYQGIRATKALLEKVRDQAS; the protein is encoded by the coding sequence ATGAACGTTCATCGTCGCCAACTGTTGCAGACCACCGCCGTGATTGCCGCCGCTTCCGGCCTAGCCGCGCCGCTACGCGCACAGGACAAAAAGCCATGGTTTGAGATTTCGCTGGCCCAATGGTCGTTGCACCGCCAGTTTTTTGGGCGCCCCGGCTTTGCCAAACTGGATCCGCTGGACTTTGCTGTAATCGCCAAGCGCGACTTCGGAATTAATGCCATCGAGTACGTCAATCAGTTCTACAAAGACGTCGTCAAGCAGCCCGACTATCTCGCGGAGTTGAAGAAGCGCGCCGCCGACCAGGGAGTAGCTGGAATTTTGATCATGTGCGACGGCGAAGGAAACCTCGGCGATCCAGACATCAAACGACGAGTCACGGCTGTTCGTAATCACATCAAATGGCTGGAGTGGGCAAAAGAACTTGGTTGCCATTCCATTCGCGTTAACGCTGCGTCGGATGGTAAGCTCAGCTTCCAAGAGCAACAGCAATTAGCAGCCGACGGTTTGCGACGCCTTTGTGAAATCGGCGATACGTACGATCTGAACGTGATCGTGGAAAACCATGGTGGTCTGTCGAGTCATGGTGGCTGGTTGCGTGGCGTCATGGAGCTGGTCAATCACCCGCGAGTTGGCACGTTGCCGGACTTCGGCAACTTCCGAGTACGTGGTGGTGCAGTTGGACTGGAGTATGATCGCTACCTGGGCGTGCACGAATTGATGCCGTTTGCCAAAGGAGTCAGCGCCAAATCGCATGACTTTGACTCTGAAGGCAATGAAATCCACACCGACTACAAGAAGATGCTGAAGATTGTTCACGAGAGCGGCTTCCGAGGCCACGTGGGCATCGAATATGAAGGCAACGTCGATTCCTACCAAGGTATTCGTGCCACCAAAGCCCTGCTGGAGAAAGTCCGCGACCAAGCTTCCTAG
- a CDS encoding class I SAM-dependent methyltransferase, with protein MLASSISASLSPAYSQQASQAKDAIGRQATTAQPDIGELDAAREQSEDDFSETGDALDAKSLLKAKSSYMGRKIAPTMGYAHAGWLIRSERQQEEDPQQALEQLQLRAGMVVCDMGCGNGFYSLEMAKRILPGGRVLAVDIQQEMLHLLHLRAEQEQVQNIETILGGVVDPQLPADAIDLLLMVDVYHEFSHPQQMLTAIRQSLKPTGRIALLEFRAEDPQVPILPLHKMTKRQIMREFTANGFRLVEQYDKLPWQHMMFFQRDPDWQPPQTGPKVDR; from the coding sequence ATGCTAGCCAGTTCGATCTCAGCCAGTCTCTCCCCCGCTTACTCGCAGCAGGCATCGCAGGCTAAGGATGCCATAGGCAGGCAAGCGACTACCGCCCAGCCCGATATAGGGGAATTGGATGCTGCCCGCGAGCAGTCCGAAGACGACTTCAGCGAAACCGGCGATGCGTTAGATGCCAAGTCGCTGCTGAAAGCCAAGTCATCGTACATGGGTCGAAAAATTGCGCCGACAATGGGTTACGCCCATGCGGGCTGGCTAATTCGGTCTGAGCGTCAGCAAGAGGAAGACCCGCAGCAGGCTCTCGAACAACTGCAATTGAGAGCCGGCATGGTGGTGTGCGATATGGGCTGTGGTAACGGGTTTTACTCGTTGGAAATGGCCAAACGCATCCTGCCAGGTGGACGTGTGCTGGCGGTAGACATTCAGCAGGAAATGCTGCACTTGCTTCACTTGCGTGCCGAGCAGGAGCAGGTCCAGAACATCGAGACAATCTTAGGTGGTGTAGTCGATCCGCAATTACCTGCAGATGCCATCGACTTGTTGCTGATGGTGGACGTTTATCACGAATTTTCGCATCCGCAGCAAATGCTGACTGCGATTCGCCAGAGTCTCAAGCCGACCGGACGTATCGCGCTGCTGGAGTTTCGCGCCGAAGACCCGCAAGTTCCGATCTTGCCGCTGCACAAGATGACCAAGCGGCAAATCATGCGCGAGTTCACCGCCAATGGATTCCGATTGGTCGAACAGTACGACAAACTGCCTTGGCAGCACATGATGTTCTTCCAGCGCGATCCCGATTGGCAACCACCCCAGACTGGCCCGAAAGTCGATCGCTAG
- the rlmB gene encoding 23S rRNA (guanosine(2251)-2'-O)-methyltransferase RlmB — protein MPGQSDKKPSKRSFSGSHQRSWLWGHHAVTETIRAGKWPILEVFTTQEAFEPTAELLQAQGQQAVPIAIVSANRLEQLVRSSEHQSIVARLGPFPYLTMKQLLSDLRTAINSMTPGDTSGQHLRVSLPPLVVVCDRIQDAFNFGAILRCCDGAAAFGVIVSDKCQAEVTPHVARSSSGAVNYVPIARTDDLIEAVRLVKQLGSQVVAADSNATTRIWKTELQELTTLIVGSEAHGIHPNLLAMSDHRVCVPMLGRVTSLNAAVATGILLYEIRRQQSQSNDTRQVD, from the coding sequence ATGCCAGGACAATCTGATAAGAAGCCGAGCAAACGGTCCTTTAGCGGTAGTCACCAACGCAGCTGGCTGTGGGGACATCATGCGGTCACCGAAACAATTCGGGCAGGGAAATGGCCAATTCTGGAAGTTTTCACAACCCAAGAAGCCTTCGAACCAACTGCGGAACTCTTGCAAGCGCAAGGCCAACAGGCTGTGCCAATCGCAATCGTATCGGCAAATCGACTGGAGCAGTTGGTTCGCTCCAGCGAACACCAAAGCATCGTGGCAAGGCTGGGTCCGTTTCCGTATCTCACGATGAAGCAATTACTGTCAGATTTACGCACTGCGATTAACAGCATGACGCCCGGCGACACTTCAGGACAGCATCTGCGAGTCAGCTTGCCGCCGCTGGTTGTGGTATGTGATCGAATTCAAGATGCGTTTAACTTCGGGGCCATCTTGCGGTGTTGTGATGGCGCAGCCGCTTTCGGAGTGATTGTGAGCGACAAGTGCCAGGCGGAAGTGACGCCGCATGTGGCGAGATCTTCGTCAGGAGCCGTGAACTACGTTCCAATTGCGCGCACCGACGATTTGATCGAAGCAGTTCGGCTGGTCAAGCAGTTGGGATCTCAGGTTGTAGCAGCGGACTCCAATGCCACCACCAGGATTTGGAAGACTGAGCTACAGGAATTAACGACACTGATCGTGGGAAGTGAAGCGCACGGCATCCATCCCAATCTGCTGGCCATGAGCGATCATCGAGTTTGCGTACCCATGCTGGGCCGGGTCACCTCACTCAATGCGGCCGTCGCCACGGGGATATTACTGTACGAAATCCGACGCCAACAATCGCAGTCAAACGATACTCGCCAAGTTGATTGA
- a CDS encoding rhodanese-like domain-containing protein, translated as MTTTITPQQLASLIKSGTQFDLIDVRTPVEYQELHVSCARNVPLDQLDAARLVAQYRDGQQALYVICQSGGRGRQACQKILAAGGQNIINVEGGTLACEQAGLPVVRGQKAISLERQVRIAAGSLVLVGCGLSFIHPAFLGLAAFVGAGLVFAGVTDTCGMGMILARMPWNQTSNSSATCSTLKAS; from the coding sequence ATGACAACTACCATAACTCCGCAACAACTAGCCAGTCTTATCAAATCAGGCACGCAATTCGATTTGATTGATGTGCGCACTCCGGTCGAATATCAAGAACTGCATGTCAGTTGTGCTCGCAACGTACCGTTGGATCAATTGGACGCAGCAAGACTTGTTGCTCAATATCGCGATGGCCAGCAGGCGCTGTACGTCATTTGCCAGTCGGGCGGGCGCGGTCGCCAAGCGTGCCAAAAAATATTGGCTGCTGGCGGGCAAAATATCATCAACGTCGAAGGCGGAACGCTGGCTTGTGAGCAAGCCGGGTTACCTGTTGTTCGCGGCCAAAAAGCGATATCGCTTGAACGTCAAGTGCGCATCGCCGCCGGCTCGTTGGTTCTGGTCGGCTGTGGTTTGAGCTTCATTCATCCGGCTTTTCTTGGCTTGGCCGCGTTTGTGGGAGCTGGTCTGGTATTTGCCGGAGTGACGGATACCTGCGGCATGGGCATGATTCTGGCGCGAATGCCATGGAACCAAACCTCCAACAGCTCTGCAACTTGTTCGACGTTGAAGGCTTCTTAG
- a CDS encoding winged helix-turn-helix transcriptional regulator encodes MTKTKQTKLISIEALGKAAECLKVLAHPHRLRMIQMLLQGQYTVGELAASCKLPQAMTSEHLRLMQRCGFLSSDRAGRNVYYRVVEPHLANFMRCIEQRFA; translated from the coding sequence ATGACCAAAACCAAACAGACGAAGTTGATCAGCATTGAAGCGCTTGGCAAGGCTGCCGAATGCTTGAAGGTACTGGCTCATCCACATCGGCTGCGCATGATCCAAATGCTGCTGCAAGGTCAATATACGGTGGGGGAACTGGCAGCCAGTTGCAAGTTGCCCCAGGCGATGACGTCCGAGCACTTGCGGCTGATGCAGCGCTGTGGTTTTTTGTCCAGCGACAGAGCGGGACGCAATGTGTACTACCGTGTCGTCGAGCCGCATTTGGCTAATTTCATGCGTTGTATTGAACAGCGGTTTGCCTAG
- a CDS encoding YbaY family lipoprotein, with protein MNTMHCSRRVLFSAISSGPGMLNSGHRWLMGLWVAVWLGTGLTQAQDRWNPDGGRDRFGTGSQAWPGGSWMQGPGGNQEWTLGVRGDSTDTGFMVRQVTTSGAADRARIQAGDTIIAVEGYQVGMVSGRLYDLTQEINRRADASGAVRLLLQDGQTGRLATVRVQLDDHSHRLTGTLVSRRPLPPDATVTVQIENLTRRQWTVRNGQQTFSAANQQSIPFQISYDPTYVFDQDLYEVRAFVSSGGRNIMYTPQAARVLTQGNPKNVQLQLEDVSRVTAYPSGGTTGTYTDYNQIDQEVTRIYQRYVGRQPSAAELAAARILGNDLRSVVESLPLKLMASDEYFDLARHDRDFWLRNVFGVIVGREPTAVEVTQWKQRFTELRDSRTELLRQLYAQSR; from the coding sequence ATGAACACCATGCACTGTTCGCGTCGAGTTTTGTTTTCGGCAATATCATCCGGGCCTGGGATGTTGAATAGCGGGCACCGGTGGCTAATGGGGTTGTGGGTTGCGGTGTGGCTGGGGACCGGTTTGACTCAAGCGCAGGATCGCTGGAATCCTGACGGTGGGCGTGACCGCTTTGGGACAGGCAGTCAAGCCTGGCCGGGCGGCAGTTGGATGCAGGGGCCTGGCGGAAACCAAGAATGGACGCTGGGAGTGCGCGGCGATAGTACAGATACAGGCTTCATGGTTCGGCAAGTCACGACCTCCGGCGCTGCTGATCGTGCACGAATTCAAGCGGGCGACACGATTATTGCAGTGGAAGGCTATCAGGTTGGCATGGTCTCGGGACGACTATACGATCTTACTCAAGAGATCAATCGTCGTGCCGATGCCTCGGGTGCCGTGCGGCTATTACTGCAAGATGGACAAACGGGGCGTCTGGCAACCGTCCGCGTGCAATTGGACGATCATTCTCATCGCTTAACTGGAACGCTCGTCTCTCGTAGGCCACTGCCGCCCGATGCGACAGTCACCGTGCAGATCGAGAATCTGACCCGACGCCAGTGGACGGTTCGTAACGGCCAACAGACCTTCTCCGCCGCCAACCAGCAGTCGATTCCGTTTCAAATAAGCTATGATCCGACGTATGTATTCGATCAAGACTTATATGAGGTGCGAGCCTTTGTCTCGTCGGGAGGTCGCAACATTATGTATACTCCTCAGGCGGCCCGTGTGTTGACTCAAGGCAACCCGAAAAATGTTCAACTGCAATTGGAAGATGTGTCGCGTGTCACGGCCTACCCCAGTGGTGGAACTACGGGTACCTATACCGATTACAACCAGATCGACCAGGAGGTCACTCGAATTTATCAGCGGTACGTCGGCCGTCAGCCATCGGCAGCCGAATTGGCAGCTGCGCGCATCCTAGGTAATGATCTGCGCAGCGTCGTCGAATCGCTGCCACTGAAGCTGATGGCTTCAGACGAATACTTTGACTTGGCCCGGCATGATCGCGACTTTTGGCTGCGAAATGTATTTGGCGTGATTGTGGGGCGCGAGCCGACGGCCGTCGAAGTAACTCAGTGGAAACAACGCTTCACCGAGCTGCGTGATTCTCGCACCGAACTGCTGCGGCAACTCTACGCCCAGTCGCGTTAG
- a CDS encoding nucleotide pyrophosphohydrolase: MSPSSSITQSSPVTLAEAQRRVNDWISTVGVRYFSELTNLAQLVEEVGELARIISRQFGEQSFKGDEAQRCSLADEMADVLFVLICLANQTGVDLTEAFEQNLSKKTNRDSQRHQSNRKLQS, from the coding sequence ATCTCCCCGTCGTCATCGATTACGCAGTCTAGTCCAGTAACGCTAGCCGAAGCCCAACGGCGAGTGAACGATTGGATCAGCACCGTGGGCGTACGATACTTCTCCGAGTTGACCAATTTGGCGCAACTGGTCGAAGAGGTCGGCGAACTCGCACGCATTATCTCGCGGCAATTCGGCGAGCAAAGTTTCAAGGGTGACGAGGCCCAGCGATGTAGCTTAGCCGACGAAATGGCGGATGTTCTGTTCGTGCTGATTTGCCTGGCTAATCAAACGGGAGTTGATTTGACGGAGGCCTTCGAGCAGAATCTGTCCAAGAAGACAAACCGCGACAGCCAGCGACACCAATCCAATCGCAAGTTGCAATCATAG
- a CDS encoding PSD1 domain-containing protein, whose amino-acid sequence MASRCVSLICLTMAVGWHDGVCCSSLLADEVEFFERKIRPALIEHCYSCHSDQASKVKGGLRLDLKSGWQQGGESGQAVIVPGKPEQSLLIQAVRHEGNVSPMPPDQSQLPDAIIADLTTWIQQGAHDPRHGEITDQGRLATWEDVFRQRVQWWSLQPLVSTQVPKVTDTSDTERHANTLNWPRTPVDSFILDKLREQSLQPVGEADRYALVRRLSFALTGLPPDAALVQQFFSDDSPQAYQRLVDRLLDSPHFGERWARHWMDVVHYADTHGYEWDVPAKNAWRFRDYLIRAFNDDLPYRDLVIEQIAGDLIAPRVDTLSGVNQALIGPMMLRLGERRHGDNAAAEGVTQEAVANMIDTLGKAFLGTTLACAQCHDHKLDAVEQRDYYSLAGMLMSTRYSARPINTSDDNLATIEQLRDIKEQLRAELAGRWLEATAPEQLEAFRGQLQAAKCSSTSETLPASIAEFWQRSTASAITIEQFFQERQRRIVANQGRLKLVADFSRAGDVAGWRWEGWGMRHGLVADGELVVADQGDQALLHVLPAGRFSHVWSQRLAGSLQSPQLDTTKPFTLSLEMIAGKFSSLSFIIDRALNSERLQFPQLPIAQWKTLTAGNFDTLEGSIDNVPRRVYLELATKSLNNYFPPRVGYGGLIEEEIHDERSWFGVSRVYEHPAGHPPEDELARFVPLFQEFSQEADWSVRLASLLRAAIERWQQRQCSSADVELLNDALHSKLLPNDIPSGSEVERLVNAYRTIERRIEPDKTVGSAADWPEGSDDRLAVRGDYTALSDVVPRGRLRFLPEPQSPDSSASGRLAWAELITDDANPLLARVYVNRVWHYLFGTGLVRTPDDFGHLGELPSHPELLDYLAQEFIANGWSTKRLIRLLVTSAVWRQSSVPVSRSLVVDPENRWWHHYPMRRLEAEAIRDSLLAVSGRLDPMQYGAPVHPFRTAEDKMKRLFQGPVDGLGRRSIYLEMTLMEPPRFLALFNQPIPKFTVGRRDVSNVPDQALALLNDPFVLEMARCWSQHLMNDKATSAVQRAANMLQTALWRSVSPDEVGAVVQLVRRSADLRATSSDILLQSDAWQDAAHAIFNLKEFVYLR is encoded by the coding sequence TTGGCTAGTCGCTGTGTATCGCTGATTTGTTTGACGATGGCCGTGGGCTGGCACGACGGTGTCTGCTGCTCTAGCTTGCTGGCTGACGAAGTGGAGTTCTTCGAGCGCAAGATTCGCCCGGCGTTGATTGAACATTGCTACAGTTGCCACAGCGATCAGGCTTCAAAAGTTAAAGGCGGCTTGCGCCTGGATTTGAAGAGCGGTTGGCAGCAGGGTGGCGAATCGGGGCAGGCGGTGATTGTTCCAGGTAAACCCGAGCAGAGCTTGCTGATACAAGCCGTGCGACACGAAGGCAACGTGTCGCCGATGCCGCCCGATCAGAGCCAATTGCCCGATGCAATTATCGCTGATCTGACGACGTGGATTCAACAGGGCGCGCATGACCCACGACATGGCGAGATAACTGACCAAGGACGTCTAGCGACTTGGGAAGACGTATTCCGTCAGCGCGTGCAGTGGTGGAGCTTGCAGCCACTGGTTTCGACACAGGTCCCCAAGGTAACAGACACCAGCGATACGGAACGCCACGCAAATACTTTGAATTGGCCGCGCACCCCAGTAGATAGCTTCATTCTAGACAAGCTGAGAGAGCAGAGTTTACAACCCGTTGGCGAGGCAGACCGGTACGCACTGGTGCGACGGTTGAGTTTTGCGCTAACTGGCTTACCTCCAGATGCTGCCTTGGTCCAGCAGTTTTTTTCGGACGATTCTCCGCAAGCATATCAGCGACTGGTGGACCGACTGCTCGATAGTCCTCACTTCGGCGAGCGCTGGGCGCGACATTGGATGGATGTAGTGCACTACGCAGATACGCATGGCTACGAGTGGGATGTGCCAGCTAAGAACGCATGGCGCTTTCGAGACTATTTGATTCGCGCCTTCAATGATGATCTGCCCTATCGCGATCTAGTGATTGAACAAATCGCTGGTGACTTGATCGCCCCGCGCGTCGACACGCTGTCGGGAGTGAATCAGGCGCTGATCGGGCCAATGATGTTGCGGTTGGGCGAGCGGCGACACGGCGACAACGCGGCGGCGGAAGGCGTCACCCAAGAGGCCGTCGCCAATATGATCGATACGCTGGGTAAGGCATTTCTGGGGACAACATTGGCCTGCGCCCAGTGCCATGATCACAAGCTGGATGCCGTCGAACAACGCGACTATTACTCGCTGGCAGGCATGCTCATGAGCACTCGTTACAGCGCCCGACCGATCAATACCAGTGACGACAATCTCGCTACGATTGAACAATTGCGAGACATCAAAGAACAACTCCGAGCCGAACTGGCTGGGCGGTGGCTTGAGGCAACCGCGCCCGAGCAGTTAGAAGCGTTTCGCGGTCAGTTGCAAGCCGCCAAGTGTAGTTCGACATCGGAGACTCTGCCCGCTTCAATTGCCGAGTTTTGGCAGCGATCAACTGCGTCAGCCATCACGATTGAGCAATTTTTTCAAGAGCGACAAAGGCGAATCGTCGCCAATCAAGGTCGGCTCAAGCTGGTGGCAGATTTTTCGCGCGCAGGTGACGTGGCGGGTTGGCGATGGGAGGGCTGGGGCATGCGGCATGGCTTGGTCGCCGACGGCGAACTGGTTGTGGCGGATCAGGGGGATCAGGCGCTGTTGCACGTACTGCCGGCCGGCCGGTTTTCGCACGTCTGGTCACAGCGACTGGCCGGCAGCCTGCAGAGCCCACAACTGGATACAACTAAGCCCTTCACGCTGTCACTGGAAATGATAGCCGGAAAGTTCTCTTCGCTGTCATTCATCATTGACCGGGCATTGAATTCCGAACGATTACAGTTTCCTCAATTGCCCATTGCTCAATGGAAGACTTTGACCGCTGGCAACTTTGATACCTTGGAGGGCTCTATCGACAATGTGCCGCGCCGCGTGTATCTAGAGTTGGCTACCAAGTCGCTCAATAACTATTTTCCACCACGAGTAGGTTATGGTGGATTAATTGAAGAGGAGATCCATGATGAGCGTAGCTGGTTTGGTGTCTCGCGAGTCTACGAACATCCCGCCGGACATCCTCCGGAGGACGAGCTAGCGAGATTTGTGCCTCTGTTCCAAGAATTCTCGCAAGAAGCCGATTGGTCGGTGCGACTGGCGAGCTTGTTGCGCGCGGCCATCGAGCGTTGGCAGCAGCGGCAATGCAGTTCGGCAGATGTAGAACTGCTCAACGATGCCCTGCATTCAAAATTGCTGCCCAATGACATTCCATCCGGTTCTGAAGTCGAGCGCTTGGTAAACGCATATCGAACGATCGAGCGGCGCATCGAACCCGATAAAACGGTTGGTTCGGCAGCAGACTGGCCAGAAGGCAGCGACGATCGGTTGGCGGTTCGGGGCGACTACACCGCGCTGAGCGACGTAGTGCCGCGCGGTCGCCTACGGTTTCTTCCGGAACCTCAGTCGCCAGATTCATCAGCCAGTGGCAGACTGGCCTGGGCAGAGCTCATCACCGACGATGCGAATCCCTTGTTGGCACGAGTTTACGTCAATCGCGTGTGGCACTATCTGTTTGGAACCGGGTTGGTGCGAACACCGGACGATTTCGGACACCTTGGCGAATTGCCCAGCCATCCCGAACTCTTAGATTACTTGGCCCAGGAATTCATCGCTAACGGCTGGTCGACCAAGCGGTTGATTCGGTTGCTGGTCACGTCAGCGGTTTGGCGACAAAGCAGCGTGCCCGTTTCGAGATCGCTGGTCGTCGATCCTGAGAACCGCTGGTGGCATCATTATCCCATGCGGCGACTGGAAGCAGAGGCCATTCGCGATTCTCTGCTGGCAGTTTCAGGACGTTTGGATCCGATGCAGTACGGTGCTCCCGTTCATCCCTTCCGGACTGCAGAAGATAAGATGAAGCGTTTGTTTCAGGGGCCAGTCGACGGTCTGGGGCGACGCAGTATCTATCTGGAAATGACGCTCATGGAACCACCGCGCTTCTTAGCGCTTTTCAACCAGCCCATACCCAAGTTCACCGTTGGGCGCCGCGACGTTTCAAACGTCCCCGATCAAGCGCTGGCGCTACTGAATGATCCGTTTGTCTTGGAAATGGCGCGCTGTTGGAGCCAGCACTTAATGAACGACAAGGCAACTTCGGCAGTGCAACGTGCTGCAAACATGCTGCAGACGGCTCTGTGGCGATCGGTCAGTCCAGATGAAGTCGGGGCGGTGGTGCAATTGGTCCGCCGTAGCGCCGACTTGCGAGCAACGTCATCTGATATCCTTCTTCAATCCGACGCCTGGCAGGACGCCGCACACGCTATTTTTAATCTTAAGGAGTTTGTATATTTGCGGTAG